Proteins encoded by one window of Halorubrum ruber:
- a CDS encoding 4Fe-4S dicluster domain-containing protein, with protein sequence MSTADDGDTLPGIPNVGKADLDAMVEAERPDPREELADVEADTDLGVAMAEDAQRVARGEITGDDYWEKYDEAAAAEFGEAYRETPNPAVDSGDQTVSTETAESLSCAVGSMDTFSTETAQVEDEAGDESDGGIGAGDEKWGMVIDLQKCVGCDSCTVACKSENRTPPGVSYNVVMEEEHGEFPNVTRTNVPRPCMQCDNPPCVQVCPVSATYKMDDGVVNIDYDRCIGCRYCNIACPYGARYFDFGENYDDEVEGAGEVTSPEYGVDRGPREEGESPIGNIRKCSFCTHRLERGEEPACVETCVGDARNMGDLENPDSEVAKMADSSRAFQLKEDEGTDPNVYYLK encoded by the coding sequence ATGAGCACCGCTGACGACGGGGACACCCTCCCCGGCATCCCGAACGTCGGGAAAGCCGACCTCGACGCGATGGTGGAAGCGGAGCGGCCCGACCCGCGGGAGGAGCTCGCGGACGTCGAGGCGGACACCGACCTCGGCGTCGCGATGGCCGAGGACGCGCAGCGCGTCGCTCGCGGCGAGATCACCGGCGACGATTACTGGGAGAAGTACGACGAGGCCGCCGCCGCGGAGTTCGGCGAGGCGTACCGCGAGACGCCGAACCCGGCGGTCGACTCGGGCGACCAGACGGTCTCGACCGAGACGGCCGAGTCGCTCAGCTGTGCCGTCGGGTCAATGGACACGTTCTCGACGGAGACGGCGCAGGTCGAGGACGAGGCGGGAGACGAGTCGGACGGGGGGATCGGCGCGGGCGACGAGAAGTGGGGGATGGTGATCGACCTCCAGAAGTGCGTCGGCTGCGACTCGTGTACGGTCGCGTGCAAGTCCGAGAACCGAACCCCGCCCGGGGTCTCGTACAACGTCGTGATGGAGGAGGAACACGGCGAGTTCCCGAACGTCACGCGGACGAACGTGCCGCGCCCGTGCATGCAGTGCGACAACCCGCCGTGCGTTCAGGTGTGTCCCGTCTCGGCGACGTACAAGATGGACGACGGCGTGGTCAACATCGACTACGACCGCTGTATCGGCTGTCGGTACTGCAACATCGCCTGCCCGTACGGCGCGCGGTACTTCGACTTCGGCGAGAACTACGACGACGAGGTCGAGGGGGCGGGCGAGGTCACGAGCCCGGAGTACGGCGTTGACCGCGGCCCGCGCGAGGAGGGCGAGTCGCCGATCGGCAACATCCGCAAGTGTAGCTTCTGTACGCACCGGTTAGAGCGCGGCGAGGAGCCGGCCTGCGTCGAGACGTGCGTCGGCGACGCCCGGAACATGGGCGATCTCGAGAACCCCGACAGCGAGGTCGCGAAGATGGCCGACTCGTCGCGCGCGTTCCAACTGAAAGAAGACGAGGGGACCGACCCCAACGTCTACTACCTCAAATAG
- the endA gene encoding tRNA-intron lyase — protein sequence MQPTGHLRGDAVRVGGDARQRFYDARGYGRPLDGNEIALSRVEAAHLLFRGDLSGITLSDDSDPVGFERFFVASAAAADRFAVRFLVYSDLRDRGFYLSPAREPWPGGDDAPSDAVDFVAYERGETPDTGNVKYPIQVVGERESVAAAELAGRTLAVVDEESDITYFAAEAGGIEGATDYEPPSDLTGVLLADRVVVWDAPEDLYERGFYGRPLTGRAADVEGALQLSLVEAASLAADGRLSLSASVEGERTEDADANAGDAAARVVARGRDVEGERFDRRLAVYKRLRAADAVPKTGFKFGADFRTYLDVETVDDLPHSEHLVRVVGPDHEFSPRELSLDVRLAGGVRKEMAFALTAVGGERSSDGAAGATLDADVEWLSVDRLTP from the coding sequence ATGCAACCGACGGGACACCTGCGGGGCGACGCGGTCCGCGTCGGCGGGGACGCCCGCCAGCGCTTCTACGACGCCCGGGGGTACGGGCGGCCGCTCGACGGGAACGAGATCGCGCTCTCGCGGGTCGAGGCCGCCCACCTGCTGTTCCGCGGCGACCTCTCCGGGATAACGCTGAGCGATGATTCAGATCCCGTCGGCTTCGAGCGCTTCTTCGTCGCGAGCGCGGCCGCGGCCGACCGCTTTGCGGTGCGCTTCCTCGTCTACTCCGACCTCCGCGACCGGGGCTTCTACCTCTCGCCCGCCCGCGAGCCGTGGCCGGGCGGGGATGACGCCCCGAGCGACGCGGTCGACTTCGTCGCCTACGAGCGCGGCGAAACGCCCGACACGGGCAACGTGAAGTACCCGATACAGGTCGTCGGCGAACGCGAGTCCGTCGCGGCCGCGGAACTGGCCGGGCGCACCCTCGCGGTCGTCGACGAGGAGTCCGACATCACCTACTTCGCGGCCGAAGCGGGCGGCATCGAGGGCGCGACCGACTACGAGCCGCCGAGCGACCTGACCGGCGTCCTCCTCGCCGATCGCGTCGTCGTCTGGGACGCCCCCGAGGACCTCTACGAGCGCGGCTTCTACGGCCGGCCGCTCACGGGGCGAGCCGCCGACGTGGAGGGCGCGCTCCAGCTCTCGCTCGTCGAGGCCGCATCGCTCGCGGCAGACGGCCGGCTGTCGCTGTCGGCGTCGGTGGAAGGCGAGAGAACTGAGGACGCGGACGCGAACGCCGGTGACGCCGCCGCCAGAGTCGTCGCCCGCGGCCGCGACGTGGAGGGCGAGCGGTTCGACCGCCGGCTCGCGGTTTATAAGCGCCTCCGCGCGGCCGACGCGGTGCCGAAAACCGGCTTCAAGTTCGGCGCCGACTTCCGGACGTACCTCGACGTGGAGACGGTCGACGACCTCCCGCACTCCGAGCACCTCGTGCGCGTGGTGGGGCCGGACCACGAGTTCTCGCCGCGCGAGCTCTCGCTCGACGTGCGGCTCGCGGGCGGCGTCCGCAAGGAGATGGCGTTCGCGCTGACCGCGGTCGGCGGCGAGCGCTCCAGCGACGGCGCCGCCGGCGCGACCCTCGACGCCGACGTGGAGTGGCTCTCGGTCGACCGGCTGACGCCGTAG
- a CDS encoding AAA family ATPase — MNDTAGLRLTVRAAEKRDAGRGIARLPESARKRLALLSGDTVEVRGERTAVAKVWPGGPDAPDGSVLIDADTRANAGVKVGDTVTIAPVDVSDADRVALSAPGRLAEVDVSREVVERALSRELRDRPVTEGEAVHVERLGGLRFVVARTAPAGTVRITASTDVSVEYEGDAEPTSDAGSAGDRADAPTDAGSDRAGGSGTASGSGTDLPGDDARPKTGDAPPAEHTAGATYEDIGGLDEELELVRETIELPLSEPEVFTRLGIDPPKGVLLHGPPGTGKTLIARAVANEVDATFITVDGPEIMSKYKGESEERLREVFERASDDAPAIIFFDEIDSIAGKRDDGGDVENRVVGQLLSLMDGLDARGDVIVIGATNRVDTIDPALRRGGRFDREIEIGVPGEAGRRQILDVHTRRMPLADDVDLDRIASRTHGFVGADIEGLAQEAAMTALRRARESDSRALNDVTVSKADFEAAHASVEPSAMREYVAEQPTTDFADVGGLDDAKEELERAVTWPLSYGPLFDAAGADPPTGVLLYGPPGTGKTLLARAIAGESGVNYIQVAGPELLDRYVGESEKAVRELFDRARQAAPAIIFFDEIDAVATDRDAAGGDGSGVSERVVSQLLTELDRASDNPNLVVLAATNRRDALDPALLRPGRLETHVEVPEPDREARRKILEVHTREKPLTDEVDLERVADETEGYSGAEIASLTRAAAMRAIERVADEHGEAANDHADEVGVTGEDFDAALESVRPETA; from the coding sequence ATGAACGACACCGCAGGGCTCCGGCTCACGGTGCGTGCCGCCGAGAAGCGGGACGCGGGCCGGGGCATCGCCAGGCTCCCCGAGTCGGCCCGCAAGCGGCTCGCCCTCCTCAGCGGCGACACGGTCGAGGTGCGCGGCGAGCGCACCGCGGTCGCGAAGGTGTGGCCGGGCGGCCCCGACGCCCCCGACGGCTCCGTCCTCATCGACGCCGACACCCGTGCGAACGCCGGCGTGAAGGTCGGCGACACCGTGACCATCGCGCCCGTCGACGTTTCCGACGCCGACCGTGTGGCGCTTTCGGCGCCCGGCCGCCTCGCCGAGGTGGACGTGAGCCGCGAGGTGGTCGAGCGCGCGCTCTCCCGCGAGCTCCGCGACCGTCCCGTCACCGAGGGCGAGGCCGTCCACGTCGAGCGGCTCGGCGGCCTCCGGTTCGTGGTCGCCCGGACCGCGCCCGCGGGGACCGTCCGGATCACGGCGTCGACCGACGTGTCCGTCGAGTACGAGGGCGACGCCGAACCGACGAGCGACGCTGGGTCCGCGGGCGACCGCGCCGACGCGCCGACGGACGCGGGAAGTGACCGAGCCGGAGGATCTGGGACCGCCTCGGGCTCGGGGACCGACCTCCCCGGCGACGACGCCCGGCCGAAGACCGGCGACGCCCCGCCCGCCGAACACACCGCGGGCGCGACCTACGAGGACATCGGTGGGCTCGACGAGGAGCTCGAGCTGGTCCGGGAGACGATCGAACTCCCGCTCTCCGAGCCGGAGGTGTTCACCCGGCTCGGCATCGACCCGCCGAAGGGGGTCCTCCTCCACGGGCCGCCGGGGACCGGGAAGACGCTCATCGCCCGCGCCGTCGCCAACGAGGTCGACGCGACGTTCATCACGGTGGACGGCCCGGAGATCATGTCGAAGTACAAGGGGGAGTCGGAGGAGCGGCTCCGCGAGGTGTTCGAGCGCGCGAGCGACGACGCCCCGGCGATAATCTTCTTCGACGAGATCGACTCGATCGCGGGGAAACGCGACGACGGCGGCGACGTGGAGAACCGGGTCGTCGGCCAGCTGCTCTCGCTGATGGACGGGCTTGACGCCCGCGGCGACGTGATCGTCATCGGCGCGACGAACCGCGTCGACACCATCGACCCCGCGCTCCGCCGCGGCGGCCGGTTCGACCGCGAGATCGAGATCGGCGTCCCCGGCGAGGCGGGCCGCCGGCAGATCCTCGACGTCCACACGCGCCGGATGCCGCTGGCGGACGACGTCGACCTCGATCGGATCGCGAGCCGGACGCACGGGTTCGTCGGGGCCGACATCGAGGGGCTCGCGCAGGAGGCGGCGATGACGGCGCTCCGCCGCGCCCGCGAGTCGGACTCGCGCGCGCTCAACGACGTGACCGTCAGCAAGGCCGACTTCGAGGCCGCTCACGCGAGCGTCGAGCCGAGCGCGATGCGCGAGTACGTCGCCGAGCAGCCGACCACCGACTTCGCCGACGTCGGCGGCCTCGACGACGCCAAGGAGGAGCTCGAACGCGCCGTGACGTGGCCGCTCTCGTACGGGCCCCTCTTCGACGCGGCGGGCGCCGACCCCCCGACCGGCGTCCTGCTGTACGGCCCGCCCGGGACCGGGAAGACGCTGCTCGCGCGCGCCATCGCCGGCGAGAGCGGCGTCAACTACATCCAGGTCGCCGGCCCCGAGCTCCTCGACCGGTACGTCGGCGAGTCGGAGAAGGCGGTGCGCGAGCTGTTCGACCGCGCCCGGCAGGCGGCGCCCGCGATCATCTTCTTCGACGAGATCGACGCGGTCGCGACCGACCGCGACGCGGCCGGCGGCGACGGCTCCGGCGTGAGCGAGCGCGTCGTCTCCCAGCTGTTGACCGAGCTCGACCGCGCCAGCGACAACCCGAACCTCGTCGTCCTCGCGGCGACCAACCGGCGGGACGCGCTCGACCCCGCGCTGCTCCGCCCCGGGCGCTTGGAGACCCACGTCGAGGTCCCCGAACCGGACCGCGAGGCGCGCCGCAAGATCCTGGAGGTCCACACCCGCGAGAAGCCGCTGACCGACGAGGTCGACTTGGAACGGGTCGCAGACGAGACGGAGGGGTACTCCGGCGCGGAGATCGCCTCACTGACCCGAGCGGCCGCGATGCGCGCCATCGAGCGCGTCGCCGACGAGCACGGCGAGGCCGCCAACGACCACGCCGACGAGGTCGGGGTCACCGGCGAGGACTTCGACGCCGCGCTCGAATCGGTCCGCCCCGAGACCGCCTGA
- the nrfD gene encoding NrfD/PsrC family molybdoenzyme membrane anchor subunit, with product MATQSPHVEFDPGFEDDRLRVAWYAVVGVLVAVGAYATYFRLTEGMASTNLTSVVPWGAWVAFYIYFVGLSAGAFLVSTMANVFEVEGMHRIDREALFAAVISMAVALLFVWIDLGRMDRMYFPFLWRQLTSALSWEVHAYVAYIGILITELYFSMRIDLARVAERTSGLKRRFYAALALGRLDTSEASQAFDRRWLKRAGVVGIPLAIFMVHGGTGVLFAVSKARPYWNSGLFPVIFVVSALLSGTALVMLIYVLRTRLFDGESVDPDLLDRLAQLVIGFIIVDAALTAIETFIAIASLHPHEIETWQVIMYGPMSWSFWWFMVGFSWVFPMVLLSKRSWRRSPSVMVLAGLSVVVGIVAVRFNIVVPAQVMPVMEGLPHGSYFPTLVEWGTSVGMIGVGLLLYTLGAETLPLTPLSGGDHE from the coding sequence ATGGCGACACAGAGTCCACACGTCGAGTTCGACCCGGGGTTCGAGGACGACCGGCTGCGCGTCGCCTGGTACGCGGTCGTCGGCGTCCTCGTCGCCGTCGGCGCGTACGCGACGTACTTTCGGCTCACGGAGGGGATGGCGAGCACGAACCTCACGAGCGTCGTCCCGTGGGGCGCGTGGGTCGCGTTCTACATCTACTTCGTCGGCCTCTCGGCCGGCGCTTTCCTCGTGAGCACGATGGCGAACGTCTTCGAGGTCGAGGGGATGCACCGGATCGACCGCGAGGCGCTGTTCGCAGCCGTCATCAGCATGGCGGTGGCGCTGCTGTTCGTCTGGATCGACCTCGGGCGGATGGACCGGATGTACTTCCCGTTCCTCTGGCGCCAGCTGACCTCGGCGCTCTCGTGGGAGGTCCACGCCTACGTGGCCTACATCGGGATCTTGATCACGGAGCTGTACTTCTCGATGCGGATCGACCTTGCGCGGGTCGCCGAGCGCACTTCGGGGCTCAAAAGGCGGTTCTACGCGGCGCTCGCGCTCGGCCGGCTCGACACGAGCGAGGCGTCGCAGGCGTTCGACCGACGCTGGCTCAAGCGGGCCGGCGTCGTCGGGATCCCGCTGGCGATCTTCATGGTCCACGGCGGCACCGGCGTGCTGTTCGCCGTCTCGAAGGCCCGTCCGTACTGGAACAGCGGACTGTTCCCGGTGATATTCGTCGTCTCGGCGCTACTCAGCGGGACCGCCCTGGTGATGCTGATCTACGTGCTTCGGACCCGGCTGTTCGACGGCGAGTCGGTCGACCCTGACCTGTTGGATCGGCTCGCACAGCTGGTGATCGGCTTCATTATCGTCGACGCCGCGCTGACCGCCATCGAGACGTTCATCGCGATCGCCAGCCTCCACCCCCACGAGATCGAGACCTGGCAGGTGATCATGTACGGCCCGATGTCGTGGTCGTTCTGGTGGTTCATGGTCGGCTTCAGCTGGGTATTCCCCATGGTGTTGCTGAGCAAGCGGTCATGGCGGCGCTCGCCCTCGGTGATGGTTCTGGCCGGGCTGAGCGTCGTCGTCGGAATCGTCGCGGTGCGGTTCAACATCGTCGTTCCGGCGCAGGTCATGCCCGTGATGGAGGGGCTCCCTCACGGGTCGTACTTCCCGACCCTCGTCGAGTGGGGAACGAGCGTCGGCATGATCGGCGTCGGGCTGCTGTTGTACACGCTGGGCGCGGAGACGCTTCCGTTGACCCCGCTTTCCGGAGGTGACCACGAATGA
- a CDS encoding bacterio-opsin activator domain-containing protein has translation MNWIIALSIGLRLLGVGYSVLLLASTRDRRFGFLTLLLTFMTLRQLLTVRTATTGVEELPGLVVSGLTLLTVYYLSEYVDEEDAVKARLERANERLRGFRKAIEHAGHAIFLTDPEGTIEYANPAVETVTGYGPDEVVGENPRLWQSGKHDDEFYEGLWEQIESGSVWEGELTNRRKSGELCWIDATIAPITEDGEVDRYVAIERDVTERKERELRIEDQNERLALLNNTNEVLRDVNRELVAASTRAEIEAAVCEQFASAELFDVAWTGGRGLVDGTVSPRSCSGADVDALDGHIETLCATDPTPIEAALDASRPVFTEVDDDDLAGCPGESHCVVVPLAYRGAEYGVLVVMTRNADAFDLIERDIFAELGRTVADAISAVESKRTLAADSVTELEFQLTGIDEPLATMAAELDCTVDVEHVGGGEDDRVQYVTVADAEPDAVSEYAAGADGVDAAQHVYTHEGRSLFRFSLGERSIVATLAQYGAGVESLSVAGTSGTLVAHVASSNDIRSVVDALQTAYDGLTLVAQRERERDVQTEAGFRKQLAGALTDRQREAARTAHYAGFFEWPREHTGEEVASMMDISQTTFTQHLRAAENKLFAALFDDAVTVS, from the coding sequence ATGAACTGGATCATCGCGCTCTCGATCGGGCTTCGGCTGCTCGGCGTCGGCTACTCGGTCCTGCTGCTCGCGAGCACCCGCGATCGGCGGTTCGGCTTCCTGACGCTGCTTTTGACCTTCATGACGCTCCGGCAGCTGCTCACCGTCCGGACGGCGACCACGGGGGTCGAGGAGCTCCCCGGGCTCGTCGTGAGCGGGCTCACCCTCCTGACGGTGTACTACCTCTCCGAGTACGTCGACGAGGAGGACGCCGTCAAAGCGCGGCTAGAGCGGGCGAACGAGCGGCTTCGGGGCTTCCGGAAGGCCATCGAACACGCCGGGCACGCGATCTTCCTCACGGACCCGGAGGGCACCATCGAGTACGCGAACCCGGCCGTCGAAACGGTCACGGGGTACGGACCGGACGAGGTGGTCGGCGAGAATCCCCGACTCTGGCAGTCGGGGAAACACGACGACGAGTTTTACGAGGGGCTCTGGGAGCAGATCGAGTCGGGGTCGGTGTGGGAGGGCGAGCTGACGAACCGCCGGAAGTCGGGGGAGCTCTGCTGGATCGACGCGACGATCGCGCCGATCACCGAGGACGGCGAGGTGGACCGCTACGTCGCGATCGAGCGCGACGTCACCGAACGGAAGGAACGCGAGCTGCGCATCGAGGACCAGAACGAGCGGTTGGCCCTCCTGAACAACACGAACGAGGTGCTGCGAGACGTCAACCGGGAGCTCGTCGCCGCGTCGACGAGAGCCGAGATCGAGGCCGCCGTCTGCGAGCAGTTCGCCTCCGCCGAGCTCTTCGACGTGGCCTGGACCGGCGGACGCGGGCTCGTCGACGGCACCGTCAGTCCGCGCTCGTGTTCGGGGGCCGACGTCGACGCGCTCGACGGCCACATCGAGACGCTGTGCGCCACCGACCCGACGCCGATCGAGGCGGCGCTCGACGCCTCCCGTCCGGTGTTCACCGAGGTCGACGACGACGACCTCGCCGGATGTCCCGGTGAGTCGCACTGCGTCGTGGTGCCGCTCGCGTACCGCGGCGCGGAATACGGCGTACTCGTCGTGATGACCCGCAACGCCGACGCGTTCGACCTGATCGAGCGCGACATCTTCGCAGAACTGGGCCGCACCGTCGCCGACGCGATCAGCGCCGTCGAGAGCAAGCGGACGCTCGCCGCGGACAGCGTCACCGAGCTGGAGTTCCAGCTGACCGGGATCGACGAGCCGCTGGCGACCATGGCGGCGGAGCTGGACTGTACGGTCGACGTCGAGCACGTCGGCGGCGGCGAAGACGACCGCGTCCAGTACGTCACGGTCGCGGACGCCGAACCGGATGCCGTCTCCGAGTACGCCGCCGGCGCCGACGGCGTCGACGCGGCACAGCACGTCTACACCCACGAGGGACGCTCGCTGTTCCGGTTCTCGCTCGGCGAGCGGTCGATCGTCGCGACGCTGGCGCAGTACGGCGCGGGCGTCGAGTCGCTCTCGGTCGCCGGGACGAGCGGGACGCTGGTCGCGCACGTCGCCAGCTCGAACGACATCCGCTCCGTCGTCGACGCACTTCAGACGGCGTACGACGGGCTGACGCTCGTCGCGCAGCGCGAGCGCGAGCGGGACGTCCAGACCGAGGCCGGGTTCCGGAAGCAGTTAGCGGGGGCGCTGACGGACCGACAGCGCGAGGCGGCGCGCACCGCGCACTACGCCGGGTTCTTCGAGTGGCCCCGCGAGCACACGGGCGAGGAGGTTGCGTCGATGATGGACATCTCACAGACGACGTTCACACAGCACCTCCGGGCGGCCGAGAACAAGCTGTTCGCCGCGCTGTTCGACGACGCCGTCACGGTGTCGTAG
- a CDS encoding PadR family transcriptional regulator produces MTKWFHSGRRRDLCALLYDHGELRAQSAKSRLESHYDERIDPGSFYGTLSALVEAGYLDRRTEGIADVYALTDAGEAALLDHYAWLGERIEGGGGRENVVDGSEGGDEPEREAERDRSDLKD; encoded by the coding sequence ATGACCAAGTGGTTCCACAGCGGCCGTCGTCGCGACCTCTGCGCGCTGCTGTACGACCACGGGGAGCTGCGCGCGCAGTCGGCGAAGAGCCGGCTCGAATCCCACTACGACGAGCGGATCGACCCCGGCTCCTTCTACGGCACCCTCTCCGCGCTCGTCGAGGCCGGGTACCTCGACCGACGGACCGAGGGAATCGCCGACGTGTACGCGCTCACCGACGCGGGCGAGGCGGCGCTGCTCGACCACTACGCGTGGCTCGGCGAGCGGATCGAGGGCGGCGGCGGAAGAGAGAACGTCGTCGACGGTTCGGAGGGTGGCGACGAGCCCGAACGGGAAGCGGAACGCGACCGCTCGGACCTCAAGGATTAA
- a CDS encoding CopG family ribbon-helix-helix protein — protein MTVVSVSMPEELLERIDSFADEHGYTGRSEVVREASRNLLGEFEDAKLEDRALMAVVTVLFNYETTNVEERMMRLRHEDEGIVASNFHSHVGSQYCMELFVLEGGLEEISAFVGKVRATKDTLTVDYSVTPVDEFGAGALGDAHAHGGHGSGEAGEGASEEDETEAGATAEDD, from the coding sequence ATGACAGTCGTCAGCGTCTCCATGCCGGAGGAGTTACTCGAACGGATCGACAGCTTCGCGGACGAACACGGGTACACCGGGCGCAGCGAGGTCGTCCGCGAGGCCTCGCGGAACCTCCTCGGCGAGTTCGAGGACGCGAAGCTGGAGGACCGCGCGCTGATGGCCGTGGTGACGGTCCTGTTCAACTACGAGACGACGAACGTCGAAGAGCGGATGATGCGGCTGCGACACGAGGACGAGGGGATCGTCGCCTCGAACTTCCACAGCCACGTCGGCTCGCAGTACTGTATGGAGCTGTTCGTACTGGAGGGCGGGTTAGAGGAGATATCGGCGTTCGTGGGGAAGGTCCGCGCGACGAAGGACACGCTCACGGTCGATTACAGCGTCACGCCCGTCGACGAGTTCGGCGCCGGCGCGCTCGGCGACGCCCACGCGCACGGCGGTCACGGGAGCGGAGAGGCCGGCGAGGGCGCGTCCGAGGAAGACGAAACGGAAGCGGGCGCGACCGCTGAAGACGACTGA